Proteins found in one Pseudomonas mosselii genomic segment:
- the exbD gene encoding TonB system transport protein ExbD, whose product MGLHLNEGGDDLAENHEINVTPFIDVMLVLLIIFMVAAPLATVDIKVDLPASTAKPAPRPEKPVFVSVKADKKLYLGDDEVAQRDQLGAMLDAKTKGDKETTIFFQADKGVDYGDLMEVMNTMRAAGYLKVGLVGLETAAKK is encoded by the coding sequence ATGGGCCTGCATCTCAACGAAGGTGGCGACGACCTCGCCGAGAACCACGAAATCAACGTCACGCCGTTCATCGACGTAATGCTGGTGCTGCTGATCATCTTCATGGTCGCGGCCCCCCTGGCCACGGTCGACATCAAGGTCGACCTGCCCGCCTCGACCGCGAAGCCCGCGCCGAGGCCCGAGAAGCCGGTGTTCGTCAGCGTCAAGGCCGACAAGAAGCTCTACCTCGGCGACGACGAGGTGGCCCAGCGCGACCAGCTTGGCGCCATGCTCGACGCCAAGACCAAGGGCGACAAGGAAACCACCATCTTCTTCCAGGCTGACAAGGGCGTCGATTACGGCGACCTGATGGAAGTGATGAACACCATGCGTGCCGCCGGCTACCTCAAGGTCGGCCTGGTCGGACTCGAGACGGCAGCCAAGAAATGA
- a CDS encoding energy transducer TonB, with amino-acid sequence MTKTRSNMARYGGSLAIVLGVHAVAVLLTLNWSVPQALELPPAAMMVELAPLPEPAPPPPPKAAPKPPTPVEEPPLPKLAEAPKPKIAIPKPPKPKAKPQPPKPEKKLEPPKDEPPAKDDVADTPPSNTPPQKSAAPQPSIASNSNALPSWQSDLLRHLAKYKKYPEDARRRGLQGINRLRFVVDAEGKVVSYALAGGSGSAALDRATLEMIRRAGTVPKPPAELLNNGTIEVVAPFVYSLDRR; translated from the coding sequence ATGACGAAAACGCGCTCAAACATGGCGCGCTACGGTGGCAGCCTGGCGATCGTGCTGGGCGTGCACGCGGTCGCCGTGCTGCTGACGCTCAACTGGTCGGTGCCCCAGGCCCTCGAGTTGCCGCCGGCAGCGATGATGGTCGAGCTGGCACCGCTGCCCGAGCCCGCGCCGCCGCCGCCACCCAAGGCCGCCCCGAAGCCGCCGACGCCGGTCGAGGAACCGCCGCTGCCGAAGCTGGCAGAGGCGCCGAAGCCGAAGATCGCCATCCCCAAGCCGCCCAAGCCCAAGGCCAAGCCACAGCCGCCCAAGCCCGAGAAGAAGCTTGAGCCGCCGAAGGACGAGCCGCCAGCCAAGGACGACGTCGCGGACACGCCGCCGAGCAACACGCCACCGCAGAAGTCGGCGGCGCCGCAGCCGAGCATCGCGTCCAACAGCAATGCCCTGCCGAGCTGGCAGAGCGATCTGCTGCGCCACCTGGCCAAGTACAAGAAGTACCCCGAGGACGCTCGCCGTCGCGGACTGCAGGGCATAAACCGCCTGCGCTTCGTCGTCGACGCCGAAGGCAAGGTGGTCTCGTACGCGCTGGCCGGCGGTTCCGGCAGTGCGGCGCTTGACCGGGCCACGCTGGAGATGATCCGCCGTGCCGGCACGGTGCCAAAGCCTCCGGCGGAGTTGCTGAACAATGGCACGATCGAAGTCGTTGCGCCGTTCGTCTATTCGCTGGACCGACGCTGA
- a CDS encoding hydrogen peroxide-inducible genes activator, translating to MTLTELRYIVTLAQEQHFGHAAERCHVSQPTLSVGVKKLEDELGVLIFERSKSAVRLTPVGESIVAQAQKVLEQAQGIRELAQAGKNQLTAPLKVGAIYTVGPYLFPHLIPQLHRVAPQMPLYIEENFTHVLREKLRNGELDAVIIALPFNEADVLTLPLYDEPFCALMPADHPWTAKDTIDTAMLNDKSLLLLGEGHCFRDQVLEACPTLNKGGEGSKHTTVESSSLETIRHMVASGLGVSILPLSAVHSHHYAPGVIEVRPLTAPAPFRTVAIAWRASFPRPKAIEILADSIRLCSVAKPPVEQPA from the coding sequence ATGACCCTCACCGAACTTCGCTACATCGTCACCCTCGCGCAAGAGCAGCACTTCGGCCACGCGGCCGAGCGTTGCCACGTCAGCCAACCGACCCTGTCGGTGGGCGTGAAGAAGCTCGAGGACGAACTCGGCGTGCTGATCTTCGAGCGCAGCAAGAGCGCGGTGCGCCTCACGCCGGTCGGCGAGAGCATCGTCGCCCAGGCGCAGAAGGTGCTGGAGCAGGCCCAGGGCATCCGCGAGCTGGCCCAGGCCGGCAAGAACCAGCTGACCGCGCCGCTCAAGGTCGGCGCCATCTACACCGTCGGCCCCTATCTGTTCCCGCACCTGATCCCGCAGTTGCACCGCGTGGCGCCGCAGATGCCGTTGTACATCGAAGAGAACTTCACCCACGTGCTGCGTGAAAAGCTGCGCAACGGCGAACTGGACGCGGTGATCATCGCCCTGCCTTTCAACGAGGCCGACGTGCTGACCTTGCCGCTGTACGACGAGCCGTTCTGCGCCTTGATGCCGGCCGACCACCCGTGGACCGCCAAGGACACCATCGACACCGCCATGCTCAACGACAAGAGCCTGCTGCTGCTCGGCGAGGGCCACTGCTTCCGCGACCAGGTGCTCGAGGCCTGCCCGACGCTGAACAAGGGCGGCGAGGGCTCCAAGCACACCACGGTCGAGTCCAGCTCGCTGGAAACCATCCGCCACATGGTCGCATCGGGCCTGGGCGTGTCGATCCTGCCGCTGTCGGCGGTGCACAGCCATCATTACGCGCCGGGCGTCATCGAAGTCCGCCCGCTGACCGCGCCCGCACCGTTCCGCACCGTGGCCATCGCCTGGCGCGCCAGCTTCCCGCGGCCGAAGGCCATCGAGATCCTCGCCGACTCGATCCGCCTCTGCTCGGTGGCCAAGCCGCCGGTGGAACAACCGGCCTGA
- the recG gene encoding ATP-dependent DNA helicase RecG — protein MTELSNVPVTTLKGVGDAMAEKLAKVGLENLQDLLFHLPLRYQDRTRVVPIGQLRPGQDAVIEGVVSGADVTMGKRRSLVVRLGDGSGTLSLRFYHFSNAQKEGLKRGTHLRCYGEARPGASGLEIYHPEYRALNGDEAPPPVEQTLTPIYPTTEGLTQQRLRLLCQQSLGLLGPRSLPDWLPDELARDYQLAPLSDAIRYLHNPPADADLDELAEGHHWAQHRLAFEELLTHQLSQQRLRESQRALRAPVLPKATRLPAQYLANLGFSPTGAQQRVGNEIAYDLSQHEPMMRLVQGDVGAGKTVVAALAALQALEAGYQVALMAPTEILAEQHYLTFKRWLEPLGIEVAWLAGKLKGKARASALEQIANGAPMVVGTHALFQEEVQFKHLALAIIDEQHRFGVQQRLALRKKGVMGQLCPHQLIMTATPIPRTLAMSAYADLDTSILDELPPGRTPVNTVLVADSRRFEVVERVRAACAEGRQAYWVCTLIEESEELTCQAAESTFEELGSALGELRVGLIHGRMKPAEKAAVMAEFKAGDLQLLVATTVIEVGVDVPNASLMIIENPERLGLAQLHQLRGRVGRGSAVSHCVLLYHPPLSQIGRERLGIMRETNDGFVIAEKDLELRGPGEMLGTRQTGLLQFKVADLMRDADLLPAVRDAAQALLARWPDHVSPLLDRWLRHGQQYGQV, from the coding sequence ATGACCGAGCTGTCGAACGTCCCGGTCACCACGCTCAAGGGCGTAGGCGATGCCATGGCGGAAAAACTCGCCAAGGTCGGCCTGGAGAACCTGCAGGACCTGCTGTTCCACCTGCCGCTGCGCTACCAGGACCGCACCCGCGTGGTGCCCATCGGCCAACTGCGTCCGGGCCAGGACGCGGTGATCGAGGGCGTGGTCAGCGGGGCCGACGTGACCATGGGCAAGCGCCGCAGCCTGGTGGTGCGCCTGGGCGACGGCAGCGGCACGCTGAGCCTGCGCTTCTACCATTTCAGCAATGCGCAGAAGGAGGGCCTCAAGCGCGGCACCCACCTGCGCTGCTATGGTGAAGCCCGCCCCGGCGCCTCGGGGCTGGAGATCTACCACCCGGAATACCGGGCGCTGAACGGCGACGAAGCACCGCCGCCGGTCGAACAGACGCTGACACCGATCTACCCGACCACCGAAGGCCTGACCCAACAGCGCCTGCGCCTGCTCTGCCAGCAGAGCCTTGGCCTGCTCGGCCCACGCAGCCTGCCCGACTGGCTGCCCGACGAGCTGGCCCGCGACTATCAGCTGGCGCCGCTGAGCGACGCGATCCGCTACCTGCACAACCCGCCGGCCGACGCCGATCTCGACGAACTCGCCGAAGGCCATCACTGGGCCCAGCACCGCCTGGCCTTCGAAGAACTGCTGACCCACCAGCTGTCGCAACAGCGCCTGCGCGAAAGCCAGCGAGCCCTGCGCGCGCCGGTACTGCCCAAAGCTACGCGCCTGCCGGCACAGTACCTGGCGAATCTCGGCTTCAGCCCGACCGGCGCCCAGCAGCGGGTCGGCAACGAAATTGCCTACGATCTCAGCCAGCACGAGCCAATGATGCGCCTGGTGCAAGGCGACGTGGGCGCCGGCAAGACCGTGGTCGCCGCGCTGGCCGCCCTGCAGGCTCTGGAAGCGGGTTACCAGGTCGCCCTGATGGCGCCCACCGAGATCCTCGCCGAACAGCACTACCTCACCTTCAAGCGCTGGCTCGAACCGCTGGGCATCGAGGTGGCATGGCTGGCCGGCAAGCTCAAGGGCAAGGCCCGCGCCAGCGCCCTGGAGCAGATCGCCAATGGTGCGCCCATGGTGGTCGGCACCCACGCACTGTTCCAGGAGGAGGTGCAGTTCAAGCACCTGGCCCTGGCGATCATCGACGAACAGCACCGGTTCGGCGTGCAGCAGCGCCTGGCCCTGCGTAAAAAGGGCGTCATGGGCCAGCTGTGCCCGCACCAGCTGATCATGACCGCCACGCCAATCCCGCGCACCCTGGCGATGAGCGCCTATGCCGACCTGGACACCTCGATCCTCGACGAGCTGCCGCCCGGGCGCACCCCGGTGAACACCGTGCTGGTCGCCGACAGCCGTCGCTTCGAGGTGGTCGAGCGGGTCCGCGCCGCCTGCGCCGAAGGCCGCCAGGCCTATTGGGTATGCACCCTGATCGAAGAGTCCGAGGAACTCACCTGCCAGGCCGCCGAAAGCACCTTCGAGGAACTGGGCAGCGCCCTGGGCGAGCTGCGCGTGGGCCTGATCCACGGACGCATGAAGCCCGCAGAAAAGGCCGCGGTGATGGCCGAGTTCAAGGCCGGCGACCTGCAACTGCTGGTGGCCACCACGGTGATCGAGGTCGGCGTCGACGTGCCCAATGCCAGCCTTATGATCATCGAGAACCCCGAGCGCCTGGGCCTGGCCCAGTTGCACCAGTTGCGCGGCCGGGTCGGTCGGGGCAGCGCGGTGAGCCACTGCGTGCTGCTCTACCACCCGCCGCTGTCGCAGATCGGCCGTGAGCGCCTGGGCATCATGCGGGAAACCAACGACGGATTCGTCATAGCAGAGAAGGACCTGGAGTTGCGCGGCCCGGGCGAGATGCTCGGGACCCGCCAGACCGGCCTGCTACAGTTCAAGGTCGCCGACCTGATGCGCGACGCCGACCTGCTGCCAGCCGTGCGCGACGCCGCCCAGGCCCTGCTGGCCCGCTGGCCCGACCACGTCAGCCCGTTGCTCGACCGCTGGCTGCGCCACGGTCAACAATATGGCCAGGTGTGA